Proteins from a single region of Aquirhabdus parva:
- a CDS encoding DUF805 domain-containing protein, which translates to MWQKNKFSDYPFSIKGRFSRLSYLAWAGLLSLVTLIVVMINTLLVSRNISAEAILDQPPSLSYLFWPSWIVLIISFYLSNVFMIRRLHDLNRTGWLALIVYLPVIGFLFWLYLVVAHGSTERNRYGRPRDASVWEGIFGLVWGGLLLGALLFFGVYAVLNPGIQHFDILSVFLKK; encoded by the coding sequence ATGTGGCAGAAGAATAAATTTTCAGATTATCCGTTTTCAATCAAAGGGCGGTTTTCCAGACTGTCCTACTTGGCTTGGGCTGGACTACTCTCTCTTGTTACCCTGATCGTAGTCATGATCAATACACTACTGGTGTCCCGAAACATTAGTGCTGAAGCGATACTGGATCAGCCGCCATCACTGTCTTATCTGTTTTGGCCATCGTGGATCGTGCTGATCATTTCTTTCTATTTAAGTAACGTCTTTATGATCCGCCGCTTGCATGATTTAAATCGTACGGGTTGGCTTGCCCTGATTGTGTATCTGCCCGTGATTGGTTTTTTATTTTGGTTGTATTTGGTCGTTGCGCACGGCTCAACTGAACGCAATCGCTATGGTCGCCCGCGTGATGCAAGCGTTTGGGAGGGGATTTTTGGATTGGTTTGGGGCGGACTATTGCTTGGCGCGTTGTTATTTTTTGGCGTATATGCGGTTCTTAACCCCGGTATCCAGCACTTCGATATACTGAGCGTCTTCCTGAAGAAATAA